One stretch of Pectobacterium brasiliense DNA includes these proteins:
- the ettA gene encoding energy-dependent translational throttle protein EttA, whose product MAQYVYTMHRVGKVVPPKRHILKNISLSFFPGAKIGVLGLNGAGKSTLLRIMAGIDTDIEGEARPQPGIKIGYLPQEPQLNTEHTVRESVEEAVSEVVTALKRLDEVYALYADPDADFDKLAAEQGRLEEVIQAHDGHNLDNQLERAADALRLPEWDAKIATLSGGERRRVALCRLLLEKPDMLLLDEPTNHLDAESVAWLERFLHDFEGTVVAITHDRYFLDNVAGWILELDRGEGIPWEGNYSSWLEQKDQRLAQEASQEAARRKSIEKELEWVRQGAKGRQSKGKARLARFEELNNTEYQKRNETNELFIPPGARLGDKVVEVTNLSKSYGERQLIDGLSFSVPKGAIVGIIGPNGAGKSTLFRMMSGQEQPDGGSIELGETVKLASVDQFRDAMDNSKTVWEEVSGGQDIMRIGNTEMPSRAYVGRFNFKGVDQGKRVGELSGGERGRLHLAKLLQVGGNVLLLDEPTNDLDIETLRALENALLEFPGCAMVISHDRWFLDRIATHILDYQDEGKVEFFEGNFTEYEEYKKRTLGADALEPHRIKYKKIAK is encoded by the coding sequence GTGGCTCAATATGTTTATACCATGCATCGCGTCGGTAAGGTCGTACCGCCGAAGCGTCACATTCTGAAAAACATCTCCCTCAGTTTTTTCCCCGGTGCCAAGATCGGCGTGCTGGGTCTGAACGGAGCCGGTAAATCAACGCTGTTGCGTATTATGGCTGGCATTGATACGGACATCGAGGGCGAAGCTCGCCCACAACCTGGAATCAAAATCGGCTATTTGCCGCAGGAACCGCAGTTAAACACGGAGCACACCGTACGTGAATCCGTGGAAGAAGCGGTATCTGAAGTCGTCACCGCGCTGAAGCGTCTTGACGAAGTCTATGCGCTGTATGCCGACCCGGATGCAGACTTCGATAAATTAGCCGCCGAACAAGGCCGACTGGAAGAAGTCATTCAGGCGCACGACGGCCATAATCTGGACAACCAGTTAGAGCGCGCCGCCGATGCGCTGCGCTTGCCAGAGTGGGATGCGAAAATCGCTACCCTGTCCGGGGGTGAACGTCGCCGCGTGGCGCTGTGCCGTCTGCTGTTAGAAAAGCCGGACATGCTGCTGCTCGACGAACCAACTAACCACCTGGACGCCGAATCTGTCGCCTGGCTGGAGCGCTTCCTGCACGACTTCGAGGGCACCGTGGTGGCGATTACCCACGACCGTTACTTCCTCGATAACGTCGCAGGCTGGATTCTGGAACTGGACCGCGGCGAAGGTATTCCGTGGGAAGGCAACTACTCTTCCTGGCTGGAGCAAAAAGATCAGCGTCTGGCACAGGAAGCCTCTCAGGAAGCGGCTCGCCGTAAATCCATTGAGAAAGAGCTGGAGTGGGTGCGTCAAGGCGCTAAAGGCCGTCAGTCCAAAGGTAAGGCACGTCTGGCACGCTTTGAAGAGCTGAACAACACCGAATACCAGAAACGTAACGAAACTAACGAACTGTTTATTCCGCCTGGTGCTCGTCTCGGCGATAAAGTGGTGGAAGTCACCAACCTCAGCAAGTCTTACGGCGAACGTCAGCTCATCGACGGACTTTCCTTCTCCGTACCAAAAGGCGCGATTGTCGGCATTATCGGCCCGAACGGTGCTGGTAAATCGACCCTGTTCCGCATGATGTCCGGTCAGGAACAGCCAGATGGCGGCTCGATTGAGCTGGGTGAAACGGTGAAACTGGCGTCAGTTGACCAGTTCCGTGACGCGATGGACAACAGCAAAACCGTCTGGGAAGAAGTGTCTGGCGGGCAGGACATCATGCGTATCGGCAACACCGAAATGCCAAGCCGCGCTTACGTTGGCCGTTTCAACTTCAAAGGGGTTGATCAGGGTAAACGCGTTGGCGAGCTGTCCGGTGGTGAACGCGGTCGTCTGCATCTGGCGAAGCTGTTGCAGGTAGGCGGCAACGTGCTGCTTCTCGATGAACCAACCAACGACCTGGATATCGAAACCCTGCGCGCGCTGGAAAACGCCCTGCTGGAATTCCCAGGCTGTGCCATGGTGATCTCGCATGACCGTTGGTTCCTCGACCGTATCGCAACACACATTCTGGATTATCAGGATGAAGGTAAAGTGGAATTCTTCGAAGGTAACTTTACCGAATACGAAGAGTACAAGAAGCGTACGCTGGGTGCTGATGCGCTGGAACCACACCGCATCAAATACAAGAAGATCGCTAAATAA